The following proteins are encoded in a genomic region of Elusimicrobiota bacterium:
- a CDS encoding DegT/DnrJ/EryC1/StrS family aminotransferase, producing MTSTSSTEKVRFVGYTRQYDRWKEKFNSVFHEIMSQGEFILRRHLSDFEARIAKYVGTKHAIGMNTGTDALYLSAHALGFGPGDEVITVGHTFVATIGAIAQCGATPILIDVSDDFNMDVRQIEMAITPRTKGIIPVHLNGHAADMDAILSIAKRHGLKVIEDAAQALGATYKGKRTASMGDTGIFSFYPAKMLGTAGDGGMVCTNDDLLARKLRAFRDNGRVESVEQIECFGWCTRLDNLHAALLNMKFDYFDEDVKRRRAIALRYDSALLGVGDIKTPPVSSSEYYDVFQNYVIRSQKRDSLVKHLRDNGIEILISWSPPNHKQMGLKLSHFQLPKTEEISREVLSLPMYPELRDDEVDRVVSEIRRFFK from the coding sequence ATGACCTCTACTTCATCTACAGAAAAGGTCCGATTTGTTGGTTACACCCGGCAATACGATCGCTGGAAAGAAAAGTTCAACAGCGTTTTTCATGAAATCATGTCGCAAGGGGAGTTCATCCTTCGCAGGCACCTGAGTGATTTTGAGGCCAGAATCGCTAAATACGTCGGGACCAAACACGCCATTGGAATGAACACTGGGACGGACGCCCTTTACTTATCTGCTCATGCCTTAGGGTTCGGTCCAGGCGACGAAGTCATCACCGTGGGGCACACGTTTGTCGCCACGATTGGAGCGATTGCCCAATGTGGGGCGACGCCCATTTTGATTGACGTTTCGGACGATTTTAATATGGACGTTCGCCAAATTGAAATGGCCATCACACCTCGAACCAAGGGAATTATCCCAGTTCATTTGAACGGGCATGCCGCTGATATGGACGCGATTTTGTCCATTGCGAAGCGGCACGGTTTAAAAGTGATTGAAGATGCCGCCCAGGCTTTAGGGGCCACTTATAAGGGAAAAAGGACCGCCTCCATGGGCGATACGGGTATTTTTAGTTTTTATCCTGCCAAAATGTTGGGGACGGCTGGCGACGGTGGAATGGTTTGCACTAATGACGATCTTCTGGCACGGAAGCTGAGGGCTTTTCGAGACAACGGGCGTGTGGAGTCTGTCGAACAAATCGAGTGTTTTGGGTGGTGTACGCGTCTGGACAATCTTCACGCGGCTCTGCTAAACATGAAATTTGATTATTTTGATGAAGACGTGAAACGTCGGCGCGCCATTGCGCTCCGTTACGATTCCGCTTTGCTTGGCGTGGGGGATATCAAAACTCCCCCGGTGTCTTCGTCCGAGTATTATGACGTTTTCCAAAACTATGTCATCCGATCCCAAAAACGCGATTCTTTGGTGAAGCATTTACGAGACAACGGAATTGAGATTTTGATTTCATGGTCTCCCCCCAATCACAAGCAGATGGGGTTAAAACTGAGCCATTTTCAACTCCCTAAAACAGAGGAAATTTCAAGGGAAGTTCTGTCCTTGCCGATGTATCCCGAACTTCGAGACGACGAGGTGGATCGCGTGGTCTCTGAAATTCGCCGGTTTTTTAAATGA
- a CDS encoding NAD-dependent epimerase/dehydratase family protein, translating into MRILVTGGAGFIGSHIVDAYLGHGHQVTVVDDLSTGRRHNLNPHVRLINADIRDASLSRVFIKERFDLVNHHAAQLDVRKSVSDPVFDASVNVLGLLNLLELSRRYKVKKFIFAASGGTYYGECARPAREESPAQPLSPYGVTKLAGEHYVRAYGALHGIKFTVLRYGNVYGPRQDPHGEAGVVAIFCQRLLAGQTAFIYGNGKQQRDYVFVGDVARANIAALAKADGESVNIGMGKPTDVTRLFKILSACHGKPSTVEHKPPRTGELFRSVLDVSKAARVLKWKPMVSLEDGLAETYRHIFKSRTPFPSPSPARKRGKPLLTA; encoded by the coding sequence ATGCGCATTCTTGTAACGGGTGGGGCGGGGTTTATAGGGTCCCACATTGTGGATGCCTATTTGGGGCATGGACATCAAGTAACGGTCGTTGATGATTTGTCGACAGGTCGTCGGCATAACCTAAACCCCCATGTTCGTTTAATTAACGCGGATATTCGAGACGCTTCGCTTTCACGGGTATTTATAAAAGAACGTTTTGATCTGGTGAATCATCACGCGGCGCAGTTGGACGTTCGGAAAAGCGTGAGTGATCCCGTGTTTGATGCCAGCGTTAATGTCCTTGGGCTTTTAAACCTGTTGGAACTTTCCCGCCGTTATAAAGTTAAAAAGTTTATTTTTGCCGCTTCAGGTGGGACCTACTATGGGGAGTGTGCGCGTCCGGCGCGAGAAGAGTCTCCCGCCCAGCCGCTCTCCCCCTATGGTGTTACTAAGTTAGCGGGGGAACATTATGTCCGGGCTTACGGTGCGCTCCACGGAATAAAATTTACTGTTTTGCGGTACGGCAATGTCTATGGTCCTCGGCAAGATCCTCACGGCGAGGCTGGGGTTGTTGCGATTTTTTGTCAGCGGTTATTGGCAGGGCAGACCGCTTTCATCTACGGAAACGGAAAACAGCAAAGGGACTATGTTTTCGTGGGCGATGTGGCACGGGCCAACATTGCCGCGCTTGCCAAAGCCGATGGGGAGTCCGTGAATATTGGTATGGGAAAACCGACGGACGTGACTCGTTTGTTTAAGATTTTGAGCGCGTGCCACGGAAAGCCCTCGACAGTCGAACACAAGCCCCCTCGGACCGGGGAGCTCTTTCGGAGTGTTCTTGATGTGTCCAAGGCGGCCCGGGTGTTGAAATGGAAACCGATGGTTTCTCTGGAAGACGGATTGGCCGAAACCTACCGACATATTTTCAAGAGTCGTACACCCTTTCCATCCCCCTCTCCCGCACGCAAGAGAGGGAAACCGCTTCTGACGGCTTAA
- a CDS encoding alpha-ketoacid dehydrogenase subunit beta, with the protein MTSVTRSSSAPKTSPSRRLTFSLAINEAIHQSMAADERVVLLGQGVKSPWYVGNTTRGLLERFGELRVQDTPVSENAVTGAAVGMAIAGLRPIVVHPRVDFLVYALDPILNQAANWRYMFGGRSSVPMVLWAIVNRGGEQGAQHSQSLHALFAHVPGLKVVMPSTPHDAKGLMVSAIQDNDPVVFIDERWLYSTEDEVPEDFYSIPLGRGVVRRVGRDVTLVSASFLSKETVRAAEVLAEEGIDAEVIDLRTIKPLDSNLVLSSLKKTGRLVVVDGGWRTCGFAAEVAALAAEAGPAILRAPVVRITLPDIPAPVSTSLEEVYYFGYKEIVQRTKGVMS; encoded by the coding sequence ATGACTTCCGTGACCCGATCTTCTTCTGCCCCAAAGACATCCCCGTCGCGGCGATTGACCTTTAGTTTGGCAATAAATGAGGCGATTCATCAGTCTATGGCGGCGGATGAACGTGTGGTTCTTCTTGGGCAGGGAGTTAAAAGTCCATGGTATGTGGGTAACACAACACGGGGTCTCTTGGAACGGTTTGGGGAGTTAAGGGTTCAAGACACCCCGGTGTCTGAAAATGCTGTCACGGGGGCAGCGGTGGGCATGGCCATTGCGGGGCTCCGTCCCATTGTTGTGCATCCTCGGGTTGACTTTTTGGTTTATGCGCTTGATCCCATTTTGAACCAGGCGGCCAACTGGCGCTACATGTTTGGGGGGCGATCCTCGGTTCCCATGGTTCTTTGGGCCATTGTCAATCGTGGGGGAGAGCAGGGCGCCCAACATTCCCAGTCTCTGCATGCGCTGTTTGCCCATGTACCGGGTTTAAAGGTGGTGATGCCATCGACCCCTCATGACGCCAAAGGATTAATGGTTTCAGCCATTCAGGACAATGACCCTGTCGTTTTTATAGATGAACGTTGGTTGTATTCGACAGAAGACGAAGTTCCGGAAGATTTTTACTCCATTCCCTTAGGGCGAGGGGTGGTTCGGCGGGTGGGCCGAGATGTGACCTTGGTGTCGGCATCCTTTTTGTCTAAGGAGACCGTTCGCGCGGCGGAGGTGTTGGCTGAGGAGGGAATTGACGCCGAGGTGATCGACCTGCGAACCATCAAGCCTTTGGACAGTAATCTGGTGTTGTCTTCTCTCAAGAAAACGGGCCGTTTGGTGGTTGTGGATGGGGGGTGGCGAACATGTGGGTTTGCCGCCGAAGTCGCCGCATTGGCCGCTGAAGCAGGGCCAGCCATTCTTCGTGCTCCCGTGGTTCGGATCACTTTGCCGGATATCCCAGCACCGGTCAGCACCTCGCTGGAGGAGGTTTACTATTTTGGATATAAAGAAATTGTTCAGCGAACGAAAGGAGTGATGTCATGA
- a CDS encoding class I SAM-dependent methyltransferase: MWVRARVRSRCPTRQKREGGDFDPAIVALATQHYGDRISVQQMDAHSIPLDSGSLDAIILFEAIYYLRDPHLFVREAKRLLRKNGILLVGSVNTEWAGFNPSPFSHRYFSASELAHLLQGEGFQTELFADCFVGEGGLKSRVVEWLKEVAVRFHLIPKTMKGKEVLKRIFMGRLQHLPAELEEGLMSYLPPVPVSVEAPVKNYKVVFVLGRINQ, encoded by the coding sequence CTGTGGGTCAGGGCAAGGGTTAGGTCTCGTTGCCCGACGCGCCAAAAGCGTGAGGGGGGGGATTTTGATCCCGCCATCGTTGCCTTGGCCACTCAGCATTACGGGGACCGGATATCCGTTCAGCAGATGGACGCCCACTCGATTCCTCTTGACTCCGGGAGTTTGGACGCTATTATTTTATTCGAGGCCATTTATTATTTGAGAGATCCGCATCTCTTTGTTCGTGAGGCCAAAAGGCTTTTAAGGAAAAATGGAATCCTTCTCGTTGGTTCGGTGAATACGGAATGGGCCGGGTTTAATCCAAGTCCTTTCAGTCACCGCTATTTTTCAGCCTCGGAGTTGGCCCACCTCCTCCAGGGAGAGGGGTTTCAGACCGAACTTTTTGCCGATTGTTTTGTCGGAGAGGGTGGGCTCAAAAGCCGAGTCGTCGAGTGGTTAAAGGAAGTCGCCGTGCGGTTTCATCTGATCCCGAAGACCATGAAAGGGAAGGAAGTTTTAAAGCGGATCTTTATGGGCCGACTTCAACATCTTCCTGCGGAACTGGAGGAAGGCTTAATGAGTTACCTGCCCCCGGTCCCTGTTTCCGTTGAAGCTCCGGTTAAAAATTACAAAGTGGTGTTTGTTTTGGGTAGAATAAATCAGTGA
- a CDS encoding O-antigen ligase family protein, with amino-acid sequence MTTRVDRPVNDIGFFHRLLVFLLGFSPFFSIAATNIFLVILFLLWVADLVRKKTSISIHHTPFDLVLVCYLSVWFLAGLVGYSPIESLKKAVNFQHPLLFYFLLFSYGGRLIPSVLCGLGVGAGLNVLYGWGQFILWEGVYDFKGGEIPAWFQRLSFYWQKVISLSPKDNRIHGSLHLMTYSHLLLPPFFFMGALLLEKKEKILMCLVGFLLSGAALVFAAERGPILAGGIGLLFIFVIHPRRVRLLVPMLFILSLVFIYPASRIKMGDIFDAQRFKENHRLAIWKGGLYVFSRHPLLGVGPGQIKRAVEHYKDESDFPPNPKGQAGDLHNYYLQRLAEMGIPGLVVSCWLLWVLLENGNNCFRKRNSVAQAFPEWAPETINALSLCFFASFLSFLFVNITERAFDDAEVSLVFWMMAAASVWLVRQSNRVRLSV; translated from the coding sequence GTGACGACGCGTGTGGACCGCCCGGTCAATGACATTGGATTTTTTCACCGGCTTTTGGTGTTCCTCTTGGGGTTTTCTCCTTTTTTCTCGATTGCTGCAACGAACATCTTTCTCGTCATTCTTTTCCTGTTGTGGGTAGCCGATTTGGTTCGAAAAAAAACGTCTATATCTATTCATCACACACCTTTTGACCTTGTTCTGGTCTGCTATTTGTCCGTGTGGTTTTTGGCTGGTTTAGTGGGGTATTCCCCGATTGAAAGCTTAAAAAAAGCGGTAAATTTTCAGCATCCCTTATTATTTTACTTTCTACTTTTTTCTTATGGAGGGCGCCTCATCCCGTCCGTCCTTTGTGGGCTGGGTGTGGGCGCGGGTCTCAATGTTCTCTACGGTTGGGGACAATTCATCCTCTGGGAAGGAGTGTATGACTTTAAAGGGGGGGAGATTCCGGCCTGGTTTCAACGTCTTTCGTTTTATTGGCAAAAAGTTATTTCACTTTCCCCGAAAGATAATCGGATTCATGGGTCCCTCCATCTAATGACGTATAGCCATCTCCTTTTACCCCCATTCTTTTTTATGGGAGCCCTTCTTCTTGAAAAAAAGGAGAAGATTCTTATGTGTTTGGTTGGGTTTCTTCTTTCCGGTGCGGCCTTGGTGTTTGCGGCGGAACGGGGGCCGATATTGGCCGGGGGAATCGGGTTGCTCTTTATCTTCGTCATTCATCCACGACGTGTTCGTTTGCTGGTTCCGATGCTCTTTATCCTATCCCTGGTCTTTATTTACCCCGCTTCCCGTATTAAAATGGGAGACATCTTCGATGCGCAACGCTTTAAAGAAAACCATAGGCTTGCCATCTGGAAGGGTGGACTCTACGTGTTCTCTCGTCATCCACTTTTAGGCGTGGGACCGGGCCAAATCAAACGAGCCGTGGAACATTACAAAGATGAATCAGATTTTCCCCCGAATCCAAAAGGTCAGGCGGGTGACCTCCATAATTATTACCTTCAAAGATTAGCGGAAATGGGAATCCCTGGCCTCGTGGTGTCCTGCTGGCTTCTTTGGGTTTTATTGGAAAACGGAAATAATTGTTTTCGCAAAAGGAATTCTGTCGCTCAAGCATTTCCCGAATGGGCTCCTGAAACAATCAATGCCCTTTCCCTTTGTTTTTTTGCGTCTTTTCTTTCCTTCCTTTTCGTCAACATTACGGAACGGGCGTTTGATGACGCGGAGGTTTCCCTGGTGTTTTGGATGATGGCGGCTGCGTCTGTTTGGCTCGTGCGACAGTCAAACCGAGTTCGTCTCTCTGTATGA
- a CDS encoding nucleotide sugar dehydrogenase has product MSLNTLSQLSTKIEKKSVRVGVMGLGYVGLPLAVAFAQAGCRVVGYDVDDQKCKSLSQGNSYIPDIPSSVLGPLVKKGFLVASSNSDVLAKVDVVVVCVPTPLGKSKDPDISYIVASADVLAVNLRKGQLVVLESTTYPGTTRELILPKLESRGLRVGRDFFLAFSPERIDPGNSHFGLGNTPKIVSGFTPTCLDVVKKFYGLISNQVVPVSSLEAAEMSKLLENTFRAVNIALVNEVALMCNRLGLNVWEVIDAAATKPFGYMKFFPGPGIGGHCIPLDPHYLSWKLKTLNFNSRFIELAEDINSFMPRYVVERLTEALNMKKKAVRGARILLLGVAYKKDISDVRESPALRIIDELMRLGAEVSFSDPFVTSLRVEGRVFKRKSLTAQLLSSQDAVVLVTDHSQFDMPWVVSQSSLLLDTRNATRNVSDRQNIVLL; this is encoded by the coding sequence ATGTCTTTGAACACACTAAGCCAACTTTCAACGAAAATTGAAAAGAAATCAGTCCGTGTGGGGGTTATGGGGCTGGGGTATGTGGGGCTACCCCTCGCGGTGGCTTTCGCTCAAGCCGGGTGTCGGGTTGTGGGGTATGATGTTGACGATCAAAAATGTAAATCCCTTTCCCAAGGAAATTCTTACATCCCCGATATCCCCTCCTCCGTTCTAGGGCCCTTAGTAAAGAAAGGATTCCTTGTGGCAAGTTCAAATTCTGATGTTCTTGCAAAGGTGGATGTGGTGGTGGTCTGTGTCCCCACTCCTTTAGGAAAAAGTAAAGACCCCGACATTAGCTACATCGTTGCGTCCGCTGACGTGTTGGCTGTAAATCTGAGGAAAGGCCAATTGGTTGTCTTAGAGAGCACGACGTATCCCGGGACAACACGGGAATTGATCCTACCGAAATTGGAGTCTCGGGGGCTTCGAGTTGGCCGTGATTTCTTTTTGGCCTTTTCACCTGAAAGGATTGATCCCGGGAATTCTCATTTCGGATTGGGGAATACTCCAAAGATTGTTTCTGGGTTCACACCGACCTGCTTGGATGTGGTTAAAAAATTCTATGGTTTGATTTCCAACCAAGTGGTTCCGGTCTCTTCGCTTGAGGCGGCCGAAATGAGCAAATTGCTGGAAAACACCTTTCGCGCCGTTAATATTGCTCTGGTCAACGAGGTCGCCCTCATGTGTAACCGGTTGGGGTTGAATGTCTGGGAGGTTATTGATGCGGCGGCCACAAAGCCCTTCGGCTACATGAAGTTTTTCCCGGGGCCTGGGATCGGCGGACATTGCATTCCTTTGGATCCCCATTACCTCTCCTGGAAGCTTAAAACGCTAAATTTCAATTCTCGTTTCATTGAATTGGCTGAGGACATCAACTCTTTCATGCCCCGCTATGTGGTCGAACGGTTGACGGAGGCCTTGAACATGAAAAAAAAGGCTGTCCGAGGGGCTCGGATTTTATTGTTGGGGGTGGCCTACAAGAAGGACATCTCCGATGTTCGCGAGTCTCCCGCGTTACGGATTATCGATGAATTGATGCGGTTGGGAGCCGAGGTTTCTTTTTCGGATCCATTTGTTACTTCCCTTCGAGTGGAAGGTCGAGTTTTTAAACGTAAGTCATTGACCGCCCAATTATTATCATCTCAGGATGCGGTCGTGCTGGTGACGGATCACAGTCAGTTTGACATGCCATGGGTTGTTTCTCAATCTTCCCTTCTCTTGGACACACGCAACGCCACCCGAAACGTTTCTGACCGCCAAAATATCGTTCTGCTCTAG
- a CDS encoding glycosyltransferase family 4 protein, giving the protein MKSLSVWVVQVGENMRFAENPVLQRTGYLVEKLVERGHRVLWWGSAFDHFKKEWLFNSDQKVSLRSGVEFIALGGRGYKKNISLARFRDHRVLSSKFRSLAPDFDRPDVMVVSTPPYDLAYEAALYANERRIPFLVDVRDPWPDLFVDHFPKPLRWLARFFLMGERRRLQTAVRSATAILSVTEDMLEWGLAHSGRKRTSQDQVLGLGFSTFKGSDDRVSPRLIEKAGQWNGKFVVLFVGTISPSYHNPAILLKAARLLSSSNLHFVIAGEGEGLETIRSEAKILPNVTVTGWLNRADLQFVLLRSHVGVCPCSVSLEIPTNKFFAYISEGLPVVSSFGGEIRNIIEKEKVGLFYPPGDLGNLVKSLRQLSDDSVFFNLCSKNATRLFHERFNASVIYSRYAERVEALVRGEMGPNKGKSHRSGDL; this is encoded by the coding sequence ATGAAGTCTCTCTCTGTCTGGGTTGTTCAAGTTGGCGAGAATATGCGTTTTGCGGAGAACCCGGTTCTCCAGCGGACCGGTTATTTGGTTGAAAAACTAGTAGAGCGAGGGCATCGGGTTTTGTGGTGGGGAAGCGCATTTGACCATTTCAAAAAAGAATGGCTATTTAATTCGGACCAGAAGGTATCTCTGCGTTCAGGTGTTGAGTTCATTGCCTTGGGGGGGAGGGGCTACAAGAAAAATATATCTTTGGCTCGATTTAGGGATCACCGAGTTTTGTCATCGAAATTCCGAAGCCTTGCACCAGACTTTGATCGGCCAGACGTCATGGTTGTATCAACGCCGCCCTATGACCTAGCTTATGAGGCCGCTCTCTACGCAAATGAACGGCGAATCCCGTTTCTTGTGGATGTCCGAGATCCATGGCCAGATCTCTTTGTAGACCACTTTCCAAAACCATTACGATGGTTGGCTCGCTTTTTTTTAATGGGCGAACGGCGACGGCTGCAAACTGCTGTGCGTTCGGCCACGGCCATTCTTTCAGTAACGGAAGATATGTTGGAGTGGGGCCTCGCTCACTCTGGCCGCAAGAGAACTTCCCAGGACCAGGTCTTGGGTTTAGGATTTTCAACTTTTAAGGGATCTGACGATAGGGTTTCTCCACGTCTAATAGAAAAGGCGGGACAATGGAATGGGAAATTTGTCGTTCTTTTCGTTGGAACGATTTCCCCCTCTTATCATAATCCAGCCATTTTATTGAAGGCTGCTCGGCTTCTGTCCTCGAGCAACCTTCATTTTGTCATCGCAGGGGAAGGGGAAGGGTTAGAAACTATTCGAAGTGAGGCTAAAATCTTACCTAATGTTACTGTAACTGGGTGGTTAAACCGCGCGGATTTGCAGTTCGTACTGCTCCGATCCCATGTGGGGGTGTGCCCCTGTTCAGTTTCATTGGAGATTCCAACGAATAAATTTTTCGCTTATATCTCTGAGGGCCTCCCGGTGGTTTCTTCGTTTGGAGGCGAAATTCGGAATATAATTGAAAAAGAAAAGGTTGGGCTTTTTTATCCCCCTGGAGATCTAGGTAATTTGGTAAAATCTCTCCGCCAACTTTCCGATGATTCCGTTTTTTTTAATCTGTGTTCAAAAAATGCAACACGGCTCTTTCACGAAAGGTTTAACGCCTCTGTCATTTATTCCAGATACGCCGAAAGGGTCGAGGCTCTCGTGCGAGGCGAAATGGGACCCAATAAAGGAAAGAGTCATCGATCGGGAGATTTGTAA
- a CDS encoding thiamine pyrophosphate-dependent dehydrogenase E1 component subunit alpha: MKNVDFLIQLYTSMVRIRTCEESLVDPIQRGEIKTPCHLCSGQEAVAAGVCAALRKTDAIFGGHRSHGHYLAKGGSMDELVAEIFAKSGGCSGGRGGSMHIISPENGVWGVVPIVAGTISLATGAAMAARIQKKDQVVVSFFGDGATGEGVLYESLNLASLLKLPIIYVCENNFYSTHMPLRECRRRDNIFQTGLPFGIRGIRLDGNDVRAVFKASQKAVTLCRSGNGPVFLECVTYRLRGHVGADDVVQGSHTDIRPPAEVERWRRRDPLSRFKKVLIKAGVSQVALKKIQKESSEEVARAHAFARRSPAPLSRDLGENIFGPVVAL, encoded by the coding sequence ATGAAAAATGTTGATTTTTTAATTCAACTCTACACCTCGATGGTTCGTATTCGGACATGCGAGGAAAGCCTTGTTGATCCCATTCAAAGAGGGGAAATCAAGACCCCGTGCCACCTTTGTTCTGGGCAGGAGGCCGTGGCTGCAGGCGTTTGTGCTGCTCTGAGGAAAACGGACGCCATTTTTGGCGGACATCGCTCCCACGGCCATTATTTGGCCAAAGGGGGAAGTATGGACGAACTGGTGGCTGAGATTTTTGCGAAAAGCGGCGGATGTTCCGGAGGACGAGGCGGATCCATGCACATCATTTCTCCCGAAAATGGTGTGTGGGGGGTTGTCCCGATTGTGGCTGGTACGATTTCGTTAGCGACGGGAGCGGCGATGGCGGCCAGAATTCAAAAAAAAGACCAAGTCGTTGTCAGTTTCTTCGGTGATGGAGCGACCGGGGAGGGTGTTCTTTACGAATCCCTCAACCTTGCCTCTCTCCTTAAACTTCCCATCATTTATGTTTGCGAAAACAATTTTTATTCGACCCACATGCCTTTACGGGAGTGTCGGCGTAGGGACAATATTTTTCAGACCGGTCTTCCTTTCGGTATTCGCGGGATTCGATTGGACGGAAATGATGTGCGTGCTGTCTTTAAGGCTTCTCAGAAAGCGGTGACCCTTTGTCGTTCCGGGAACGGTCCCGTTTTCTTAGAATGCGTGACCTATCGATTGCGGGGGCATGTGGGCGCCGATGATGTTGTGCAGGGAAGTCATACCGATATTCGCCCTCCCGCCGAGGTGGAACGCTGGCGTCGTCGTGATCCATTGTCGCGGTTCAAAAAAGTTTTGATCAAGGCAGGTGTCAGCCAAGTTGCGCTGAAGAAAATTCAGAAGGAATCCTCAGAGGAAGTCGCGCGGGCCCATGCTTTCGCTCGCCGGAGTCCCGCTCCCCTGTCTCGCGATTTGGGAGAAAATATTTTTGGACCAGTGGTGGCTTTATGA
- a CDS encoding sugar transferase — protein MIDIFLSTTGLIFLLPFIALIAFLIKREDGGPVIYGGKRVGLNGGLFSLLKFRTMVVNADKIGGFTASDRDPRITKIGLWLRNKKLDELPQLWNVIRGDMSLVGPRPEVKHYVDMFTAEEKKILSVRPGITDWASLANPDEGAFLKDHPDPERGYMELIRPTKLRLQMKYVDHHNLWVDLVILWQTARTLLFKKHVDLKFL, from the coding sequence ATGATTGATATTTTTTTGTCAACGACTGGTTTAATTTTTCTATTACCCTTTATCGCGTTGATCGCTTTTTTGATCAAACGTGAAGACGGGGGGCCTGTTATTTATGGGGGAAAACGGGTGGGGTTAAACGGTGGATTGTTCTCCCTTCTCAAATTCAGAACGATGGTTGTGAACGCCGACAAAATCGGTGGGTTTACTGCTTCCGATCGGGATCCGCGAATCACTAAAATTGGGCTGTGGCTTAGGAACAAAAAATTAGATGAACTTCCGCAGCTGTGGAACGTCATCCGTGGGGACATGAGCCTTGTGGGCCCTCGCCCGGAGGTTAAGCACTATGTGGACATGTTTACGGCTGAGGAGAAAAAGATTTTAAGCGTTCGCCCGGGGATCACGGACTGGGCATCACTCGCGAATCCGGATGAGGGGGCATTCTTAAAAGATCATCCCGATCCAGAGAGGGGATACATGGAGCTTATTCGCCCAACAAAATTGCGTTTGCAAATGAAATACGTGGATCACCATAATTTGTGGGTGGATCTGGTCATCCTGTGGCAAACAGCACGAACCCTTCTTTTTAAAAAACATGTTGACCTTAAATTCCTTTGA